CGTCGCCGACCCGCGCGGCCATGGATGCGCTGATCGGGCCTTCCGACGCGATGTAGATCGGGGGGAGGTCTTCCGGGAGCGAGAAGACCTGCGCGTTCTCGAGCGTGTAGAAGGCGCCGTAATAGTTCTTCATCCCGCTCTTCCAGAGCAGCCGTATCACCTCCACCGCCTCCTCGAGCATCTCGATCCTGACCGGCGCCGGGGGCCAGCGGTCGCCGAAGACGTGCTCGTTGAGGTTCTCTCCCGACCCGAGGCCGAGGGCAAATCGCCCCGGCATCATCATGGCGGCGGTTGCAGCGGCCTGGGCGATGATGCCCGGGTGGATCCGTATTGTCGGGCAGGTGACACCCGTCACCAGCGGGAGAGTCGCCGTCACCTGCGAGATGCCGCCGATGACGCCCCAGACAAACGGGCTCTGTCCCTGTTTGCTCGTCCAGGGGTGGTAATGATCCGATATCATGGCAAACACAAAGCCGGCATCCTCCGCCTGGCGGGCGTTGCAGACGAGTTCCGGGGGAGCGTGCTCCTCACAAGCCAGTTTATAACCGATCTCGACCATCCGTCTCACATCCGTGCCGCCGACCACCTCAAGCATCTCATGGGATATAGGTTTCCCCGGCCCGGCACCAGATAAATAGAACCCTCGCCATACTGTACTGCATGGCAACACCCACTCTCCAGGTGGCGCTCGATCTCCTCGAGCTCGATCGTGCGGTTGAGATCGCAGATGAGGCGGTCCGCGGCGGTGCGGACTGGATTGAGGTCGGGACACCCCTGATCAAGAGCGAGGGGATGCAGGCCGTGCGGACGCTCCGGGAACGCTTCCCTGGCCACGAGATCGTCGCGGACATGAAGATCGCCGATACCGGGGCGGTCGAGGTTGAGATGGCGGCGAAGTCCGGCGCCGGTGTCGTCTGCATCCTCGCGGACGCCGATGATGCCGTGATCGTCGAGGCGGTGCGCTCCGCCCGCAAGTACGGCGTCCGGCTCATGGCCGACCTCATCAACGTCGCCGATCCCGTCTCCCGGTCACGGGAACTTGCCGCGCTCGGCGTCGACTACATCAACGCCCATGTCGGCATCGACCAGCAGATGATCGGCAGGTCGTCGCTCGACCTCCTCCGCCGTCTTGCCGGAGAGGTTGGCGTCCCGATCGCCGTTGCGGGGGGACTCGATGCGGAGACCGCATCCGAGGCGGTCGCCGCCGGTGCCTCGGTCGTCATCGTGGGAGGGAACATCGTCAAGGCCGCCGACGTGACCGGGGCGGCGCGGCGGGTCCGGGAGGCCATCGACCGGCCCGAGATCCGGCCGCGGGAGGAGGAGAGCCGGGATGCCGCGATCCGCCGCCTCTTCGAAGGGGTCTCCGCACCGAACGTCACCGACGCCATGCACCGGAAGGGCTCAATGGCGGGTGTCGTCTCCATCTGCGGCAGGGTCAAGGCGGTCGGCCCGGCGGTGACCGTCCGGACCCTTGCCGGGGACTGGGCAAAACCCGTCGAGGCGATCGACGTCGCCGCTCCGGGGGATGTCCTCGTCGTCAGAAACGAAGGGAGGACGGACGTCGCCCCCTGGGGCGAACTTGCCACCCACTCCGCGAAGAACCGCGGGGTCGCGGGTATCGTGATCGACGGGGCGGTGCGGGACGTGGACGATATCCGGGAGATGAAGTTCCCGGTCTTTGCCACGGCGACCGTCCCGAACGCCGGAGACCCGAAGGGTCTTGGGGAGATCAACACCGAGATCGCCTGTTGCGGCCAGGAGGTACGGCCGGGAGACTGGATCGTCGCCGACGAGAGCGGGGTCGTGGTGGTCCCCCGGGAGCGGGCCTATGAGGTTGCCCGGCGCGCGATGGAGGTCCGAAAGACCGAGGAGCGGATCCGCGAGGAGATCCGGCGCGGAAAGACGCTCTCAGAGGTCTCGGAACTCCTGAAATGGGAGAAACGACACTGACCGGCGGGGGGCACCGCTTTTATCTCTTTTTGCGATAGAATACCTGATCACCGGCATCGGGGAGGAACGGCAGGATGATGCAGGATATCAGGGAGTCGGTCTTTGAGGTTCTCCGGGCAGTCCTTCCCATCATCCTCGTCATCACCATCTTCAAGATCGCCCTCCTCCGGGTGCCGCCGTCGGATCTCCTCCTCTTCCTGCTCGGTAGCGGCATGGTCGTTCTCGGGATCGCGCTCTTTCTCACGGGTGTCAAGGCGGGCCTCCTCCCCGTCGGCGAGGCGATAGGCTCGGAACTGCCTGCCCGGGGTTCGCTCCTGCTGGTCGTCGCAGGCTCATTCCTCTTCGGGTTCCTGACGATCATCGCGGAGCCGAACCTCCGTGTCCTCGTAGATATGCTTGATGCCGTCTCGGGAGCCGGCATCCCCGCGGCTCCCCTGCTCCTCGCGATCGCGGTCAGTGTGGGCTTCGTCATCACCGTCGCAGTCCTCCGGATCATCTTCGGGTTTCCTCTCGCGTACCTCTTCGCTGCAGGGTACGGTGCAATCCTCCTCCTTGCCCCGTTCTCGTCGCCCGAGTTTCTCGCCGTGGCGGTTGATGCGGGAGGGATAACCACCGGACTCCTGACGATCCCGATCATCCTGGCGCTCGGCGCCGGTGTCAGTGCGGTTCTTGCCGGACGGTCGGCTCTCACGGACGGCTTCGGGTTGATCGGGCTCGCCTCGATCGCCCCCATCCTCGGCGTCATGGCGATGGGGTTGATCTACCCATGATCACAGCGGCGTTTCTCGCCGGGATCGGCCAGGTTGCCCTCGAGGTTGCCCAGGCGCTCCTCCCCCTGCTCATCTTCTTCGCGGTCTTCCAGGTGCTCTACCTGAAACTTCCGCGAGTCTACGTCGTGAATCTCGCCAAAGGCGTCCTGCTCGCGTCTCTTGGCATGGTTCTCTTTCTCCAGGGGGTCAACGTCGCGTTCCTCCCGGCGGGCAGGGAGATCGGCGGGGCTTTAGCAGCGTTCGACCAGAGGTGGCTGCTCATCCCGTTCGGGTTCTTTCTCGGATTTCTTGCAACCTATGCGGAGCCTGCGGTCCGGGTTCTCGGCTATCAGGTCGAGGAGTCATCGAGCGGGTACATCGGGGAGTCTCTGATCCTTTACACCCTCTCCTTCGCGGTCGCCGTCTCCGTATCGCTCGGGATGGCCCGCCTTGTCTACGGCATCCCGCTGCTGTGGCTCCTCATTCCCGGCTACCTTCTCGTCATCATCCTTCTTCTCTTCACCGAAAAGGAGTTTGTCGGGATTGCGTTCGACTCCGGGAGTGTCGCCACCGGCCCGATGGCGGTCACCTTCCTCCTCTCCCTTGCCGTCGGGGTTGCGGCGGGGATCGAGGGTCGCAACCCCGTCGTCGACGGGTTCGGCCTGATTGCGCTGATAGCGCTTGCACCCATCCTCTCGGTGCTGATGCTCGGCATCCTCTACCGGAGAACACGAGGTGAAGATACATGAGCAATGATTACGGTAACGAACTGATCATCACGATCGTAAAACGGGGCTGGTCCGAGCCGGTGCTCGCGGCGGCCCGCGGTGCCGGGGCCGAAGGAGGAACCATCCTCCTCGGCCGCGGAACCGGTATTCATGAGGTAAAGACGCTTCTCGGGATCGCCATCGAGCCCGAGAAAGAGATCATCTTAACGGTCGTCGCCGCCGACCGGACGGATACGGTGCTCGATGCGATTGTCGCCGCTGCGGAACTGGATCAGCCGGGGATGGGCCTTGCATTCGTCCTTCCGATCCGGCGCATCACGGGACAGGTTCACATGTTCCGCAAGGACGAGGCCGAGAGCCCGGGAGCGCCCCGGGCTCCTGTGTGATCCGGGTTACCTGGAGAGGGATGCCTTGAGGAGTTCACCGCCGCGGGCGAGGATCTGCCGGACGGCGTCCTCGACCTGGTCCACGCGCAGGATCAGGACGGCGGCGTCCTTTCCTGAGTAAGCATAGGCGTACTCGATGTTGATCCCGGCGTCCCCGAGGATAGATGCGATATCCGAGAGACCGCCGGGCTCGTCGCGCATCTTCACGCCGATGACGTCCGTGAACGAGACGCGGAACCCGAGATCGGTCAGCGTCCGGTGTGCGTCCTCCGGCCGATCGACGAGGGCACGAACGACCCCGAACCCGTCCGCCTCGGCGATACTGAACGCAAGGATGTTGATCTTCGCATCCCGCAGCGCGCCGGCGACAGCCGCGAGGCGTCCCGGGCGATTCTCCGAAAAGATGGAGATCTGTTTTACGATATACGACTTCTCCATTACAATGACCTCCTGTCAACAACTTTCTTCGACTTGCCTTCGAACCGTGGAAGCGTTCCCGGTTCGACCAGTTCGACGTCCACGCTCACGTTCAGCGAGCTCCGCAGGCGGTGCTCCACGGCCTTCTTGATCACCATCAGTTCGGTGATCTTGTCGGAGAACGCCTCTTCGCTCACCTCAACCCGCACGAGCATGGAGTCGAGCGCACCCTTGCGGTCGACGACGATCTGGAAGTGCCTGCCGACCTGTGGGATCTCGAGCAGCGCGTGCTCCACCTGCGACGGGAAGACGTTGATGCCCCGGACGATCAGCATGTCGTCCACCCTCCCGCGGATCCGGCCGATGCGTGGGTGAGTCCGCCCGCAGGCGCAGGGCCCTTCCTCGATGGCCGTGAGGTCGCCGATCCGGTACCGAACCATGGGGAGCGCCTCTTTCTGCAGCATGGTGATCGTCAGTTCGCCCTGTTCGCCGGCCTCTAGCACCTCGCCGGTCGCGGGGTCGACGATCTCAACGAGGGCGAGGTCGCCCCAGATGTGGATCCCCTGCTGCTCGGCGCACTCGGTGAACATCGGGCCGGAGAGTTCGCTCGTCCCGTAGATGTCGTAGGCGCGGATCCCGAGCCAGTCCTCGATCCTCGTCCGCATCTGCTCCGACCAGGGTTCGGCGCCGAGGAAGCCCATGCGAAGGTCGGTGTCGTTCTTGATCGAGACGCCCATCTTCTCCGCCACCTCTCCTATGTGGAGGAGATAGGAGGGGGTGCAGGCGATGGCGGTGACGCGGAGATCCTGCATCAGTTCGATCTGCCGCTCGGTGTTCCCGACGCTTGTCGGAAGGACGGTTGCGCCGACACGCTCAGCGCCGTAGTGGGCGCCGAGGCCGCCGGTGAAGAGGCCGTAGCCGTAACTCACCTGCATCACGTCGCCCCGCCCAAGGCCGCAGGAGGAGAACCCGCGTGCCAGCGACTCGCTCCAGTTCTCGATATCGCGCTCCGTATACCCGACGACCGTCGGTTTCCCCGTCGTCCCGGAGGAGACGTGGTACCTGACCAGTTCGTTCTGCTCTGCGGAGAAGATCCTGTCCGGGTAGCCGTCCCGCAGGTCGCTCTTGTACATGAACGGGAGTTTCGCAACATCCTCAAGCGTCCTGATATCGTCGGGATGAACCTGCTGCTCCTTCATCCGGCGCCGGTAGAAGTCGTTGAAGCTGTAGAGCCGGTAGACCAGGGATTTAACCAGTTTGAACTGGAGCCGTCGCAGTTCGTCGAACGGCACCTCCTCCATCCGCAGGTTCCAAGGCGCCATCAGAACACCCCCCGCCGGTCGATCACCCGCTTCGCCTTCCCCTCGAACCGGGGCAGCGCTCCCGGCTCCACCAGTTTCACCGCCGTCCGAAGACCGAGTATATTGTGGAGTTCGCCGGAGATCTTCTTCTGCATCCGGGCAAGGTCCTGCAGTTCACCGGAGAACCCGGCCCTGCTCATCTCTACCTCGATAGTCATCTCATCAAGATGTTTGACGCGATCAATATATACGATGAACTGCTCCCCGACCTCCGGGAGGGCTCGCAGCACGTGCTCGATCTGGGACGGGAAGACGTTGATCCCCCGGATGACCAGCATATCGTCGCTCCGGCCCGTGATCCGC
The genomic region above belongs to Methanoculleus horonobensis and contains:
- a CDS encoding P-II family nitrogen regulator, with protein sequence MSNDYGNELIITIVKRGWSEPVLAAARGAGAEGGTILLGRGTGIHEVKTLLGIAIEPEKEIILTVVAADRTDTVLDAIVAAAELDQPGMGLAFVLPIRRITGQVHMFRKDEAESPGAPRAPV
- a CDS encoding ACT domain-containing protein, which produces MEKSYIVKQISIFSENRPGRLAAVAGALRDAKINILAFSIAEADGFGVVRALVDRPEDAHRTLTDLGFRVSFTDVIGVKMRDEPGGLSDIASILGDAGINIEYAYAYSGKDAAVLILRVDQVEDAVRQILARGGELLKASLSR
- a CDS encoding phenylacetate--CoA ligase family protein → MAPWNLRMEEVPFDELRRLQFKLVKSLVYRLYSFNDFYRRRMKEQQVHPDDIRTLEDVAKLPFMYKSDLRDGYPDRIFSAEQNELVRYHVSSGTTGKPTVVGYTERDIENWSESLARGFSSCGLGRGDVMQVSYGYGLFTGGLGAHYGAERVGATVLPTSVGNTERQIELMQDLRVTAIACTPSYLLHIGEVAEKMGVSIKNDTDLRMGFLGAEPWSEQMRTRIEDWLGIRAYDIYGTSELSGPMFTECAEQQGIHIWGDLALVEIVDPATGEVLEAGEQGELTITMLQKEALPMVRYRIGDLTAIEEGPCACGRTHPRIGRIRGRVDDMLIVRGINVFPSQVEHALLEIPQVGRHFQIVVDRKGALDSMLVRVEVSEEAFSDKITELMVIKKAVEHRLRSSLNVSVDVELVEPGTLPRFEGKSKKVVDRRSL
- the hxlA gene encoding 3-hexulose-6-phosphate synthase, encoding MATPTLQVALDLLELDRAVEIADEAVRGGADWIEVGTPLIKSEGMQAVRTLRERFPGHEIVADMKIADTGAVEVEMAAKSGAGVVCILADADDAVIVEAVRSARKYGVRLMADLINVADPVSRSRELAALGVDYINAHVGIDQQMIGRSSLDLLRRLAGEVGVPIAVAGGLDAETASEAVAAGASVVIVGGNIVKAADVTGAARRVREAIDRPEIRPREEESRDAAIRRLFEGVSAPNVTDAMHRKGSMAGVVSICGRVKAVGPAVTVRTLAGDWAKPVEAIDVAAPGDVLVVRNEGRTDVAPWGELATHSAKNRGVAGIVIDGAVRDVDDIREMKFPVFATATVPNAGDPKGLGEINTEIACCGQEVRPGDWIVADESGVVVVPRERAYEVARRAMEVRKTEERIREEIRRGKTLSEVSELLKWEKRH
- a CDS encoding DUF1538 domain-containing protein, encoding MMQDIRESVFEVLRAVLPIILVITIFKIALLRVPPSDLLLFLLGSGMVVLGIALFLTGVKAGLLPVGEAIGSELPARGSLLLVVAGSFLFGFLTIIAEPNLRVLVDMLDAVSGAGIPAAPLLLAIAVSVGFVITVAVLRIIFGFPLAYLFAAGYGAILLLAPFSSPEFLAVAVDAGGITTGLLTIPIILALGAGVSAVLAGRSALTDGFGLIGLASIAPILGVMAMGLIYP
- a CDS encoding TIGR03557 family F420-dependent LLM class oxidoreductase is translated as MLEVVGGTDVRRMVEIGYKLACEEHAPPELVCNARQAEDAGFVFAMISDHYHPWTSKQGQSPFVWGVIGGISQVTATLPLVTGVTCPTIRIHPGIIAQAAATAAMMMPGRFALGLGSGENLNEHVFGDRWPPAPVRIEMLEEAVEVIRLLWKSGMKNYYGAFYTLENAQVFSLPEDLPPIYIASEGPISASMAARVGDGFINPGSNAEENLIIFRDSGGGDKPAYIENSVCWAETEEAGQTTAYEQWPIPANTGELNRLLPTPVHYEQAAKMVTPEDVAKHVVCGPDPEAHIKKIEESIGKGFDHVCIHQIGPQQQEFMEFYAKEVLPHFGK
- a CDS encoding DUF1538 domain-containing protein; this encodes MITAAFLAGIGQVALEVAQALLPLLIFFAVFQVLYLKLPRVYVVNLAKGVLLASLGMVLFLQGVNVAFLPAGREIGGALAAFDQRWLLIPFGFFLGFLATYAEPAVRVLGYQVEESSSGYIGESLILYTLSFAVAVSVSLGMARLVYGIPLLWLLIPGYLLVIILLLFTEKEFVGIAFDSGSVATGPMAVTFLLSLAVGVAAGIEGRNPVVDGFGLIALIALAPILSVLMLGILYRRTRGEDT